tcgtgacgtcaaagaatgCAGTGAAACAATAGCATTTGCTGAAGTAGCACTTGATTGCATAAAATTTTATTCTACATATGAAACTGAACGATGAGCACTGCTATCTGTCAAGATgtcattcatttctttctttacgtGGAAACGGCATCTCCTTCACAGGTGAAAGAGGACACGGATCGTTCAGTCAGCCACGGCACGTCGTAGATGACAGCGGTGCAGGTATCCTTGACCGTCTGGGCAAACACAAACAAGATTTGAAAGGAATAGCGGCAGCAGAGTACAGCACTCATGCATCAAATAGAGGTTTAAGCAAGCTAGACGTTTATAGACTAATATATTAGTCACGGCAGCTAAATGCTTGGTAAGAATGCAAGCTGGAATTCAAAAATTAGGAATCGGCAAGTCATCCTTATTAACTACAAAATGTAGCTGGCGAAGGCGGGTTAAAGAAGGGCACGGACTTTCTAATGAATGCATTTTTCGCTCATGTTCTTAACTTAAAAAGGACACACAACGTGGAcgacatatttttttatttcttgtattcAATGCAGAAAGAATGGTAAGGCAATTAGTAGCAGCGAAAATTCTCTCTTCCTCCAAATAAAAGAATACCTAATTTTCTGTCAAACTCTTGGCCAAAACGGCATTTCTAGAGTCAAGAGACGCTGGGGAACTCTGTCAATACAGAACATGTGTTGATGCGTGCAAGCCAGCACAGTGCCCATGCGTCATGCACCCTGTTTGTGGCTTCCGGTGGCTGCGTGCTTCTTGGGTTATAAGGGTACGTCTTTTGTTCCGTTTATGAGGGGCATCTAAATTGATTATATTTGCTTATAGTACTGGCAATGGTTATTGGTCTCAATGACCTGAAAATGTGAAGGAGAGATCTAGTATATGTACGTGTAATGGAGAGAACATGTGCAAACTGCACAGGCCTCCACAAAATAAATCCTTCGTGGATCGTCAGTCTAGCTATGCGCCTTATGCACATTGCTTCGCAAGCCCAGGACCAGATTGCACAATTATTGTGCAGACGTCGCGGTAATCACATGGTCTTAGTCTGAAGAGATATTTAAAGGAATTAGGAatcttttttttcaagaaagcgGCATTGTGCCTTTTCGGGTGGATGGCCTAAGAGGCCATCCACACGAAAgccggacaggtcgccattggaatatggacctggcaacatttaactttagaatgttatctagtgaggcgagtgtagcagtgctattggaagaattagagggcagtaaataggatataatatggctcagtgaagttaagagGACAAATCAAGCATATACATtgataaaaagcgggcacgtcctgtgctactggggcttagcggagagacgagaactagaagtcggattcctcattaatGAGAATATAGCTGGttacatacagaaattctatagcattaccaagagggtggcaggtcttgttgtgaaacttaataagaggtataacatgaaggttgtacaggtctacgcccctacacccagtcatgttgaccaggaagtcgaaagcttctatgaagacgtggaataaGCGATGGTTAAAGTTAAAAGaaaatacacaatactgatgggcgacgtcaatgccaaggtaggcaagaagcaggttggacaCAAGGctgtggggaaatatggcataggcactaggaataggagGGGAGAGTTAATAGTAGaccttgcagaacagaataatatgcggataatgaataccttcttccgcaagcgggatagccgaaagtggatgtggaggagcccgaatgacgagactagaaatgaaacactggcatcatacaagctatggacgtgctcggcaaggtgtgctgcagagACCAAGGATGGTAAGAatttgaattagcctagacttgagaagggaacagaagaaacgagcacataagaagccgatcaatgagtcggtgctaagagggaaaataggggaattccggatcaagctacagagcaggtattcggcttgAACTCAGGAAAAGCACcatagtgttgaaacaatgaacgacaatcccacgtgcatcattaaggagtgtgcaatagaagtcggtggtactTCCGTTACAAGGGATACCACTAagcaatcgcaggagacgaaacaactgatcaagaaacaccaatgtatgaaagcctctgaccctacagctagaatagaactcgcagaactttcgaaggtagtcaacaagcgtaagacagctgacataagaaactatattatggatagaattgaacatgctctcaggaacgggggaagcctaaaagcagtgaagaagaaactagaaattggcgagaatcagatgtatgcgttaagagacaaagccggcaatatcattgcaaatatggatgagatagttcaagtggctgagaatttctatagagatttatacagtaccagtggcatccacgaagATGATGGAGGAGAGAATAGTCTAAAGAAATTTGCAATCCCGCAACTAACaccggaagaactaaagaaagcttCGGGAGCTTTGCTAAGGGGGAGACACTTGgagaggatcagataacagcagatttgttgaaggatgctggggagattgttctacaaaaactggcaccctgtatacgcaacgcctcatgacctcgagcgtaccgaaatcttggaagaacgctaacataatcctaatctacaGGAAacgggacgccaaaaacttgagaaaagatagaccgatcagcttactgtcagttgcctacaaagtatttacttaggtaatTGCAAAGGAACCAggaacatatatacatatatataatggGCACGGCACCTCAAGAAGGCGCAACCTCATGCTCATAATGCATGTCTGTGACATTTTCCGCTAAACCACCACTGAATCATAGGTTAGGTATTTTGACATACAATTTGTCGTCCATTGGTGTGTCCTCATCAAGTAATCAACACGAACACGCTCAATTGCCTAATATGCTCTTCACAATATTTAAAGAGTCTgtttgaagtaaaaaaaagaatattttggTCGAAACATATGTGAATATGTTTTTACGTAATTTACTTGATGACTTTCACCACGTTGTCATTCTCGTCCAATAAGGCTGCTATCTTCAATTGATCAATAATAAACGATTCCAACATTTACTTCATCTTAAATCATGCCACCCTTGAAAATAATAAAGAACGCTTACCTCGCTGGACTTAGGAAGGCAAAGTTCTTTGCTGTAAGTGTCCGTTACTCTGCATGTTGATTCGGCGGTCTTGAACTTTATTCGGTAGTTTGTACCAGCCACAACCTGCGCCGCATgaggagagaagaaagaaaaaaaaagttttaccaAATATTTGGCTAGATCCAAAATGCTTTCATGCTACCCAAGCAAAGAGAAGACCCGTGCTCTTACCCAGAGTACCAATTAAGCACAGACGACTTTTCATCTATATAAGGAAACTGCAGTGGGCTCGACCCTACAAACTATCAAACTACAAATTATCAAACTAGTGTTTGATAATTCATACGCAGAATTACGATTTATTGTAAAACACTACCTTACGTTTTGGCAGTTACCTTAACATTATTTTCTTATCCAACTATGGGCAGGCCAACGGGCCCGCGATGTGGCCGAAAGGCTTCGCCTTTCTGTCCTGACATGGGAGCTGCCCTCTACGTGCACGTTCCGGTGGACCTCAATAAAATTGTTCTACCCATACATCCACCAAACCATGCAGCTACAGTTAGGCTGCCAGCGCCGCTGACGCTGCGTGCGAAATGAGCGTTTCCTTCGTTAACCCGATTCCTCGCGTTCTAGCTCAGAGGGAGGCGCCATATTTAACATTGTAATAATTATTCAAGATAACGTAACTACCTCTTGTTCACTGCTGCCTAATATCATAAGCACTAAACGCCCTgcccggtaaaaaaaaaaaggtaatttgAAGAGTCTACCCAATTGCGCAGCAGAGTAACCGACTAGACAACAATGAGCCTGCGGCATCATTACATTTGGCAACAGCATAATGTGACCAACGCTTCATTATGGTTTGCAATATTGTGGGTGGATACGGACGGTTTATGTATAATGCGCGGGGTTTCTGCGATCTCTTGCGGATGCTATTGGATTTCGATGCGCTTATCTCAAATAACATCTGCTTGCAGgatacatttttttaaattcagaTATTGGCACCACCCATCTTGTTTTTGTACGACATGGTACACCGCATGGTAGATAGCCCACACGCAACCGCCTTAGTGTGCCTATCGACCCTTAAGGGGGAAGTAATAGCTGCGTGCCGTCACATTATTCGTCCACCGAAAACATTTGAACGCAATTTTTTGCGCTTTTGCACTAGCAAAGCGCATGCGTACACGCAACTCCTTCAGGTGAAGgtggaaaataaagaaatattttggTATAAGTTTGTATGGAAGGGTCCATATGAAAAACAGTAACCCTTCATAAAACCACGAGCAGCTTTCACCGAAGTCTAAAGATGACTTCCAATTTTATCATGTCCATAAGAAAATAAATACGGAACAAATAACCAAACCAACATCAAACTTGAAATCTTTCTTTGATGAAGCTTGTTCAGATTTCAGAATATAGCTTTCGCATAGCTCTATGAATTACAGGGCTAGTGTGTTTACCCTCACACATTTCACTATTGCATGCATTTTCCCCTCGGGGAACTCATAAAGCTTTCGCTGTAATCCTATTCACGCAGTCCGCATTCACCAtaatgcggaataaaaaaaattgctcgtTAACTATGTTTATGGTGCAAGTTAAAGTATCCCAGGAAGCCATATTAAGCCCACCATGGCAATGCATATCACAGTGCAGGAGCACTTTCGGGTCGTTGAGCACCATATTTTAATCTAAAAAACTGACACTCGTTATTTATCGTAGCGCTTGAGTTAACGTATGAATGCAAAATTGCATGGATACTAATAGCCACAGACGCTGCTCTGAGAGCGTTTCTAGTGTTTGATCCTTTCTTAACCCTATATTTAGGCCCGTTACCTTTACCACGAATACGTCAACGTTCGGCCAGCATTGCATCACGCCGCATCAAATAATGACGTACCCTAAATATACCGTAACTGTTCAGGAACCTTATTTGAAGCTACAGGTGCCATGTAGGCGTACCATTTTTGGGGGTTGCGCTGCACAGCCACAGGGATCGcagtcaaatcccggccacggtggcgcCAATGCGATGGGAGAAAATGTAAGAAAAATGCCCATGTAGCGAGCACATGAGCCGAGCAGGTGctaaaaattaattcggagtccctcaCAACGGCATACCTGCTAATCACATCGCCATTCTCGCATGTAAATCATCccaatttattttaatttatttgaaGCACAACGTCGAAATATAAGCTTAATTATGCAAGCGGCACTTATTAAAACTACCCTTTTATCCCAGTTACGGAAAAGTACTTGTTACAATTGAATCTGTAACTGCAAATCACCCTACCTGTATTCTGAAATTCTAGCTGGCTTCACCGGACACGAGCTGCCCTGCCTGAGCACAGCCGCGAGTGAACCAACAGATTTGCACTATTTATGTTTAGTTGCAAGAGAAAAGTGGCGACGAAGAATCACTGTCCATACCAGACTTCTACAGCCAGAATAGTTTCTGTACGGTGAACTAGAGCACCAATTAATAGATCTTTTTGTTCGTTAATTGCCATGTTCCAGATTCACTAATGAAATAATGAGGCATTTGGCTTCGCATAAATTTCTTAGGTGTAGGTTAGGGCGCGTCCTTGCCGGTACGAAGGCAGTCCTAATTTTCCATGATGATAAATGAAAATAGGGAGCGCGTTTCGTGCACGGATGCGAAGTTACCTCGCATAGTTCTCCCTGGATACATACGCAACAGCATGATCACACTATCAAAAAAATTATGCGTTTTCTGCAAGGATTATAGCGACGAAAGCTTATGTTGTATCTTTACAAAAACTATTCCTACCTGAGTCTGAACATCCACCAGTTCGAGCACCGTGTCGAAGAACTCCCGGTCGCCAACCTGTCGTGATACGGCGAAGTGAGCTAGTTCCTCGAACAGCGCGTTGTCACCAACGCTTTGCCTCGTCCAACCGCCAACCAGCACGGGATCAGCGGCGCAGCATTGAAAGACAGCAAACAAGGCGACGATACTACACGAAGCGATGGTCCAAGAAGCCATGGTCACCTGTATTTCATTAGGACAAGTTAGCAAGCTTTCAGGCTGCACCTTTCTGTAGAGATGAACAGGCGTTTCAAAAACGCAATTCACAGTTCGCATAATCAATAATCGAATTCCCAGCCTTTCATGAACAGTTATGTGGTGACTATTCCTCTTCCGTACTTGTTGTAACGCTGTTCGTTGTAGCAGTACTCCTATTATGGGTCACACATGTGTCACCATCGAATATGTCATAGAAGTCAAGTGCTCACGTCACTGGCGCTTTAGCTTTATGTGCATGAGGAGTTTCTGCCGCAATACGGTCGTTTTCGGATTGGTATTTTACCCAGTCATTTAGTGATGCCCGAAGCCAAGCGGTATTCTTTACGGACTGCACTGTTTATACGAAGCACAATCTCTCAGCAGCGCGAGAGCACTGCCAGGTTGGTAATTCTGAAATATAGAAGAATTAACAGAAACAAATTATCGACGTACAGTTTTATTCTGTATGACAACAACTTCTCTAAAATTCAAGTTTTTCTCAGGCCCCGCGCTCCGAACTTTTTAGCTGTTGACTCTTCGTATGATGGTCACAGGGGCCCTGCGCATATTACGAATCAATGGTTCCTGGGACCATCTAATTCAAGCGTCGAGCACTTTTTGTCATGCTAtgtcattttatttcttttacagGCATGGTTTTAGATTTAGCTTCCGTCAAATTGTGTCAGTTTTTGACATAGCATCGATCTTGTTGATTTCACTGGAGATCATCTGATGTGGGCAGCAGCGTCTTGCTAAGAATATATTTAACTTGTCTCTTATTATCAACAATCCCTTGCCTATGTTTTCTAAAATAAAATTGTTGTAGCTCCCATGTTCTGAAAACTGGTTTTAACGGCTTTCAATGATGCGCGGTTTTCGAATAGGGGATAACCGAAAACGGCAAGTAGGCGTTTTCATACTATTAGGCTGCTCTCTTCAAGTTGGCTGACCTGCAGCTAAGTGCTGCACTGAGCCGAAGGTATGACCTACAACAATGTATTAAGGACTGGATGACAGCTAGGCATCAGGTCGTGATACCCGCTTTATCCCCAATTCGAGGCTGACGTCTGCCATCATGTGTCAGTCAAAGAAGATGTGTGAAGAAGCGTGCTTGCGGATTTTCGCATGTCAGCTATTGTATTGAACCATGCCTGCACCGTCGATTTCTGACGATATACATTTGCCATAACTTTGTTCAAAGCGAAGATTTcattgcctcttcctttgactttagctgacgtggttgcttagcggctttggtgaggggctgcgaagcacgagctcgggcgatcgaatcccggccacggcggccgcgtttcgatggcggcgatatgcgaaagcacccatgtacttagacttaggtgcacgttaaagaaccccaggtggtccaaatttctggagtcctccactacgacaggcctcataatgagaaagtggttttgcatcGTAGAACCCCATAACttcattttttgtttcctttgaaGTTCTGGCAGCTGCTGGGTGCTTCTGGCTGCGGTATTGCGCATTGCCTCTTCCCAAACACGTTGGTGATACTGAAAGTAACGACGTAGCCATGAGCCATGGTCGTAGAACTGCCATTACTGTTGGTTCCTGGCCGTAGTGCTTGGAGACTGGCCGACCCTGGACGTAATGCGAACAACCAGCGGATATGGTGCGAATTGCGGGTCGTCTCAACGAATGCTTGGGTCAAGCTGGAAGTAATGTCGTCAATACACCGCAGTCGTCGTACCATTGCCACTCCTCCTTTCTGCAGGTTACAGTCTTGCACGATTGACCGGCACAAGACATAGAGAGAAGAAACATCGGATATTCTGCGTATTAAGGCAGCCAGATTGGCTGGTATCTAGCATAGTGTTAACATATAAAGGATGCAGGGCGATATAAAGTGGTCCTATGATACCGGACGTAGTGAAAGAAACGCCGGATGAAATGTGAATTAGGGCGGCCCACTGACTGGCACATGGTATGGTGCAAACTAGGACCAAATATAGCAATAATGAAGGCGGTGCGCGGCGGCAAGTGACGCAGGTGAGCGCGGACGTGAGCTCTAACAACAATACGCCCTAGTTGTTATTCTGACGTCGTCATTTCATCGCATTAATTCCATTGTGATCACCACGATTTTTTAGTGCCTGTGTATTTCCCCATCAGTCATGTTCGTCTCaaggtctctttcttttttggagtGTGTCCTGATTCACCAAAATGATAGTTTTCGTACCATGTGACCACGTTTCCGTTGCTGTGTCTTCGGCAGTTCTCGTTTACTGTGTCAATGAATTCGTTTCGATTTCTGTGGTTTCCAACCTCCACGAAAATGTCTACGAATGTATGCACAAAGTACAAGCTGGACAGATGTTTCAGTATCATTCACTGCTTTTAAAAAAATCAAGTTCAATTAGATTTCTTCCGCGAGGAACAGTGCCTGCGTGTAAGGTATGCTTCGCGACTAATAAAATATCTGCAACCTGACGCGATTGCTGCTGTGGCATGGAACCTGATGCCATTATGCCGCATACTAGGCTCCATTGCTCTCAGTGCATCATTGCGATTTTGTGCAACTGCCTACTGATATTTTGCCAAGTCGGCTGCGCCAACGCATTTATTCTTCAAGGGTAGTGTTGGAAAAATGCCTGCAATATTGCTCACTGTTGGAAAATAATGATatgccttaaaggggccctgaacacCCCGCACGTTTGGTGAAATAGCGTAGTCTGCGggtagcatgcgctgctgtgaagATCTCAGTTAAGGTTTGCTGTCGTACGGGGTGCGAGGAGCTTCCATGTCGATCGCGAAgtaacctttctctcaaacgctctcctttCAACAAAAGGCTCTGTCTACACTCTCTTCAgcacgctttatttcgtcatcggacgctTTAATTTGTCATTTCCTTAGACGGCTGTTATTGGCCGACACCTGGCATAAAGCTGCAGGTCGGCTACATGGAGCAGATACCGCGGCCACCGCGgagtgccgccacgagtccattGGCCAAGCGCAATGGGGCTCGCTgtggacaaccgcgtttggcttatgtctAGTTCGTCGCAGGCACAAACGTGGGATGTCGTGGCGTCTGCTTTAACATCCAGAATTATATATGAACtgagcgccacggtgacatttagaaggcggagcgatGTGGACACACCCTACTGCGCCGTAGCTTTCGCAGTGCAAGGTACTGAGGAAGGAACGGGGGCACAGCGGAGtctgtgtttgattgccaataaatgcgcttctgctgaacgcattgaagcactatttgcggcaaagtattttgGAAATAGCCCATTTTCACTTCATATGTCTTTCTCCACAtcgataaaaagtggtttggGCCCCTTTATGCGCTTGCAAACAGGTATTTCAATAAAGGAATCCATTCCCGGTACTCTTTCGCAAGCTTTTCAAAGATGTAAGCGGCAGTTTTTTTCAAAACACACACTTTGTAACAGCGCTGTACAATGCGAAATTTATTACGATACTCCTTGGTTCAGTGGATACTCCTGGGTTCCGGAGGGGAGCGAGAAGTAGATAGGCTGGCAACCCCAACTGAGCATAGTTACTGCCAACAGCGCCACTGCATACTGCCTACATACACTGCTTTCTATGTGTAAGCGCATGCCTTGATATCAAGGAAGTGTCCAAGCCATGAATAATAGAGTGCATGGAATGCCACAACAACGTTCCACACGTAGTCTTTTCGGTCGGCTATATCACGTTTGCCAGGGTGCCAATCAAGATGGTAAAGCACATAGTCCCTTTACGTTTACGCATATTGGACGCTGATTTCAACTCAGTAAGCTCGCAATGTTGTCCTTACGAGTTAACCTTTTTAttgcaacgtttttttttatttctattaaTCATTGTCCTGACTATTTCGTGCATTTGCAGGTTAGAATGAGCCAGGGCCGCTCACTTCAAAGCCTTACTACAAAGGGTTTCTCATTAATTTTTTAATCTCGCTCTTATGCACAGCCTTTCGCCAAATGTCGTTTTGAAACACGCTCTTTGATGAAAAGAAGCTCATTGTTTGCGTAGGTGTCCCAATACTTTAGTAAAATCTGAGACTGATGAAGTTTATCGTGGCTGCACAATATGATTATGCTGGTACTTTGCTTCCGACATCTTAGCTAACGCCTATACTGACAGCTACGAAGCGGCGTTTTTTGCAAACTTATGCCTTGGGCGTTGTTAGGATGTGAAACAACTCGTTGTAGAAATTGAGTATCTTTCCTGAAATACTAATTTAATTGATAGAATGAGGCAACTATACAGATTTATAGCAGTATCGAGAACCAGATGAGCATGTTCAAAAAGCATAGTTTGTTTTTGGGGTTATCTCCGAAATATTAGGACGTGGATGACCGCATGCGGAATATTTTGCTGGTTACGTGAGGCTTTTTGTCTAAGTTTATAGAAGTGTACGAACAAGTTGTTGCTATTCCATGAATATCACCACTGTCAGCTACTTATGGGAGATATTACAGCATCGTAAGAGGCAGCCAGCGTGCTTAATGGGAGTGAAAATGTCTTTTTATAGGACTTCGCATTTGTTACACGATCAAGTCGAGTACAGCTTACCTTGGAAACTTCTGGGGTACAGGCAGACAGCGACACTGTTCTAATCGAGGTTACGGAGCAAGTGCCAGAGGCTAGAATGCTACGCCGACCGCCGAAACTTGAAGTGGCAGGAGTGGCGACGGAGCTGTTGTCGACAGCCCGACAATGCTTCCGAGAATAGCGTAGTTTTCGAGTGCCGTGCGTAGATATACCCTGGTGTCGCATCTTATTTTCTCTTGCGAACTTGCCGAAAAgggacagaaaagaaaaataacagaaaGGGCAGGGACACGTAGCAGGATAATCAGAGCGCACAGTGCTTTGAAGTACTAGGTCGTACGATCGGTGTCTTCTAGACTGCCGCTAAAGATTAGCAATCACGAGAGTGGAAAGCGCCTTGATAGTATCATATATGAGTTCAACAAGACGCCAACACAAAGCTAGTTTCTCGAACACGATAGTTACAAGATCAATTGCTTCTAAACGAGATTGAATTGACGTGCAAAAcggttgtatgtggccttttttcAGGCTTACTTGTGAGAACCCTACATGGGGAGAGTGGCGTAGGGACAGATTGGGATCGTTGTCACTACAACGACACCTTATTACACTGGCAATTCTCTATAGCTAAAACCTTACACATGGCGCACTGTACTAAGTGTTTTCTGAATCGTAGCCATTTACAGTGAGAAAGTGAAATGTTACAGGAAATAAATTACTGAAACATCTCTGATGTGTAAAATGTGCTGCGGCAACCCAGAGGAAACAACGTGTTTGCGTGTGTATGAGTAGGCTGTCACTACCTTGCCCTCTTTAGATTCACGTGTGATAGGTGCTTCCCAAATTTCAAGTAGTTGTAATGTCCTGATGGGTGTATTTTTGCACGCGTCATACAAATAAATTGGAAACGTGCTACTTTGCTAAATATTTttcgacccaccgtggttgcttgaGGCTATAGTTTTGGGATGCTAAGCGCAAGATCTCAGGATTGAATGCCGGCCACAgcagcggcatttcgatgggggcgaaatgcgaaaccgccagagcacttagattcaggtgcacgtcaaagaatccCAGTTAGTCCAGATTTCCGGAGTCgctcactacgacgtgcctcattatCGGATggggattttggcacgtaaaaccttgaaactttttaaaaatattttcgttagCGAAACCTGAACAATCACATTGACAATAACAATGTACGTGAGCTTACGACGCAGCGCTCCATAAGGCCTTTTGAAAACCTGCGCCGTGCAGCATAGCTCATTATGAGAGTTGCGCATCGCAATAAGCGGATATGAAGAAACACTACCATCGTTAGGTGTTGCTCATCTTGATTAGAGGAATTTTTCATTACGTGCACACATAATTACATACATGAAGGATAAAATTAGCAAAGTCACCCCGACTTTCTTCCTGTGTAGCATTGTATTCGACAGAGTGACTGTTCTTAGCGTGAAGTAACCTGCAGCGAAGGACATGCAAGCAGAACTAATATGTCCGAAATATGCACAGTGCGCACTATACGCAGGTGATAGTACCAACCTCTTGTGTGACAAATATTTAACATCCTTAATAACCCCGACCATGCGCCAAATCTTACGAATAGAAAGcccgatgcacaaatgtatttacAACTATTTGCAGAGCAGAAAATTTTCGGTAATCGTGCGGGCTGGTCACAGCTACAGGGTACAGTCTGCCACTTCCTCTTAGTCTTCCTCTTGAATGCAGGCGATTGTTCAAATGTACCGTAAGACTATATCAGCTAAACAATCGCGTTCAACTGGTTACTGCATTTATTCTTCAAAAAATATAATTATCAAGCCTAGaaaaacttaattaattagttttCGAACAAGCCAAATAATACTACCCAGCATGCCCGAGATAAATGTAGATGCTCGTCACGCTATCGTCTCCGACTGTATAACATACTTGGGTGCAAACTTAGATTCTTACCTAATGTTTTCGCAACATATTGCCTTCATTAAAGGGCCATGAACTACTTTTGATCAAAGTAGAGAAATGCgcttgaagtgaaaataggctatttaagGAATACTATGCCGGAAAAGGTACTTCACTGGGTTCAGCAGAAGTTGAGTTTTTGGCAATCAAGCATGGCCTCCGCTCTACCGCCGTtacttcttcactgtttttaaagGCGACGGCTACGTCGCAGTGGGGCCTACCCACAACGCTCGGTCTTCTAAATGTCGCCTTGACGCGGAGTTAGAATTTGAAAATGACGCCAGAACTTCctcctttggtgcctacgacgcgctaaacatacGCCAAACGTGGTTAAggggaagctttaactcgggcgctcctatctaaatacatgtaaaaggaaaattagtttttctcggcaaccactacactaAGCTTGACGAGGTTCTTTGTATTTAAatgaaaacttaaaatctaaGGAAAGTTGGTTTCGACTTTTCGATTTAGGTCatgaattttttaaaaagaaaggcaaatATTGAAAATTTcgagaacgaaactatcaagtttacaactctgtaactcagcaacgaaaattgataatacaattctgtgaactgaatctatagtacatttaaagcggacaaaagttatgtgttacacatgaagctaaaaaaaaatactttagtAATacgtaaatacagctttttcagacCTTTAAACCACGTACAAATTTCACTTAATATATAAAATCACATatgcaatttgtccgctttcaattatctaatggatgctgtttacaaaaCCGCCATATATGCTCTTGATGCGTGGCTATTAATAtgtaaacttcgtggttctattttttcaaacttccgaatttttgaaaattttgtaacaaaattcaggacctatatcgaaattccacttccaacagtcaatag
The sequence above is a segment of the Dermacentor variabilis isolate Ectoservices chromosome 7, ASM5094787v1, whole genome shotgun sequence genome. Coding sequences within it:
- the LOC142589019 gene encoding cystatin-2-like, encoding MASWTIASCSIVALFAVFQCCAADPVLVGGWTRQSVGDNALFEELAHFAVSRQVGDREFFDTVLELVDVQTQVVAGTNYRIKFKTAESTCRVTDTYSKELCLPKSSETVKDTCTAVIYDVPWLTERSVSSFTCEGDAVST